CTCATGGTCCTCGGGTCTGTGTCTTCCGTCTGGACTTTTCTCCCAGGTGTCTGCGTCGCGTCACCAGCTGTTGCCAGGACGTCTTCTTTCGGTCTCCTTGCTGACTTCTCGGTCTGAACCGTGTCCCTTTGCACCTTCCAGGTGTTGCCACCAACCTCCCCCACCAGCAgaccccccccttcccccgccacACCACTCGCCCCTGCTATGGTCTGCTCGTTCTGGTTGTTGTCTCAGCCCACGTTGCTGCGAGTTCTCCTTGACCCCTGCAGCGTGATCACTTCTGCCCGCTGCTCTGTCACCAAGTCCTCTGTTGTCTTAACCTGCTTCCTACCCTGCTGCTCATTGGCTTAGTGCTGGCCTTGGTGACACCATGAGGAACACGCTAGTTTCTACCCGCGGTTTCTGGCTCCATTTATCCTGTCCCTCACGTTGCTGCCATAGCCACCTCCAGATAACCTTTCTGGACACGAGTCAGACCGCCTGGTGTGGCACAGAAGGCCCGCCGTGTCTTACCTCTGACTTGTCTCTGAAAGTCTCTCCATGTTCCTGTGTTGCAGCCAGACCAGTCTCTGTGGTTCCTTACATGCATTCAAGGTTTGGAACCAGAAGTCTGCTCTGCCCgttccccaccccgccccgccacTTTGCTCAGCAAACTCTATGCCTTTAAGATTCATCTGTAGTTGCATCTGCTCCAGAAATATCCTTATTGTTCAAACGTCAGATGTTGTCATTGTTTTGTGCATTTTTGTACTCTTTCACAGAGGATGTCATTGTTGACCTCTTTGACTGTCTCCTACTAGTCTGTAAGCCCCTGGGGGGCAGGAATGTCTTCTCTTATTTGTACCCTCAGCCTGCAGCACAGATGTTGCTTGAATGGATGCTTACTGTCACCGTGAGTTCACTTTCCCTGTAAATTTACTCTTAAAACCGTCTccgtctctcttttcttcttctttccctcctttctggtGTCTCTTGCACTGTTATTTCCTTAATAGGAAGTGTCCATGTGTCCCGGATGAGGGCTCAGGCACTGTCATGACAGCTGGGTAGGAGCAGGTTTTAAGTATGAGCGCTCTGACCAtctgcttccttttctctgtgaCCTAAACTTGTCCCTGTCTGATGACACAGAGTGTTGTAAAATCTTTATTGGAGATTAGTGTCATTTGAGGTGTAGAAGCATTTaacatgtgctgtgtgtgtgtgtgtgtgtgtgtgtgtgtgtatgtgtgtatgttagaGCACACTCCTCTCCCCAGCCTGACAGGGCAGTGTTTCTGGACAGAATGTAACTCGTGTTTCATTCCTTCTTGCTCAGTTTTATAAGAAGACCAAACAGCTGCCCATCCTGGTGAAGTGCTGTGAAGAGCTCCAGCCGCATCAGTGGAGGCCGCCTGTAGAGAGGGAGGAGCACCGGCTTCCATTCTGGTTAAAGGTACAGCCTTGCTCCCCGAGTGTGCATGCGGCGGGGGGACACCACACCCTGCCAGAGACGTCAAGGGCCACTTTATGCCTTCAGAGCTGGAGTTGCAGGACTGGGGCCCAGGCACTCCTCCTCATGCACCCTTCCTCTCCTGCTTCTTGTCCTTCCCCCAGGCGGCTCCACAGCCTTCGATAAGTGGTGGGTCAAATGCATTTCTAGAGGCTGTGATTGGAATGTAGTCTTTGTAGAAATTTTGTGTCCTGCAGGAGAAACCTTAGAAAGATTTCTCGAGACTGTCCGGGAAAGGCCCCTCAAATCCAGGAAGCCCTGTTCTTTTTGCCAGAGTCTGACATGTGCTGGATCCGTGTGTTCTTGTTCTCAATAGGCCAGCCTGCCGTCCATCCAGGAGGAGCTGTGGCGCAGAGCTGACGGCGCCAGAGGGGTAGGAGGTGTGACGGGAGCCGCTgaggtcagctcagagccaggcctggggacAGGCAGCTCGGAACTGGGGAGTGAAACTCCGTACCCACTGCTGTTGCCCAAGGGTGTGGTCCTGAAACTGAAGCCAGTTGCCAACTGTTTTTCCAGGAAGGCCTGGAGACAGAAGCGGCCGTCAGTCCTGAAGCCCCTCCTAATCAGAcccagcccctctctccagcCTGGCTCCACCCCCGGGAAAACACCGGCGAGGTCCACTCCGCCAGAAGCCCCTCCAAGCAAAATGGTGGTCCGAATTCCTCACGTGATCCAGCCAGCTGCTGTCGTGCAGACGGTGCCAGGTGTCCCTCCGCCGGGGGCCCCTGGCGGGGACAGTTTTGAGTCTCCGACGGCACTGCCTTCCACGACCCCTGAGGCCAGGACCGGCTTCCCCCTGTCTGAGCCCCAGACTGCGCTCCCCTCTGCCCCTGTGCCCAAGGTGATGCTGCCCTCGCTTGCCCCATCTAAGTTTCGAAAGCCGTGTGCGAGGCCGAGAGCCTCAAAGAGAAAGGGGGCCAAGGCCTCTCTGTGTCTGGAGCCAGCCTCCCTCATCCACCCCGTACCTGTTATCTTCACTGTGCCTGCTGCCACGGTCAAGGTGGTGAGCCTTGGCAGTGGCTGCAACGTGATCCAGCCTGTCAGTGCGGCTGTGGCCCAGAGTCCACAGGCCATTCCCATCACCACCCTCCTGGTGAACCCCacttccttcccctgcccactGAGTCAGCCCCTtgtggcctcctctctcccacccctgatTGTCTCCGGCAACTCTGTGAGTCTTCCTGTCCCGCCCGCCCCTGAAGATAAGGCCCCAGTGAGTGTGGACATCAGTTGTCCTTTGGCTGAAGGGAAAAATGCCTTTCAAGGCCTAGAACCCAAATTAGAACCCCAGGAactgtctcctctctgtgcccccgtGTTCCCCAAAGAGGAGCACAGCCCAGGGCCACCAGCAGCGGACCGTGTGTGCCAGGAAGAGCTGTCGGAGAACAGCGCCTGTGGCTGGACTCTTGTCAAAGCAGAGCATGGGGGGCAAGGTCTGGAGCCGCCCCTGGGCTCCCGAGAGTCTCTGAGCACACCCCCCCGGGACTTGGAGGACGTCGTCAAGATGGAGCCCAAAGACCCCGGGGAGGACGCCTGTGAGGACAGCAGGGCAGGGTGTTCTGTGGGATTGGAcgctggcttcccaggggaggagCCAAGGAGGCCGCCCGTCTtacagcaggaggaggaggagggaagtcaGCCAGCGAGAACCTCTTCAGCCTGTCGGGAGCCTCGGGACGAGGGACACTCGGGAGCCGTGAGCAAAGGCTCTCCGAGGACCGCTTCCTCCTGTGCCGACCCCGACGCGGCGCGCAGCAGCCCCCCCGGGAAGTCTGAGGGCTTCGCTAGCGCTGACTGCCAGGCGGCCGGGACCCCGGCTGGGCCGGAAGCTGGGGTGGAAAAGGACgggccggaggaggaggaggaggaggactttGACGACCTCACCCAAGATGAGGAGGATGAGATGTCATCGGCCTCGGAGGAGTCTGTGCTGTCTGTCCCCGAGCTCCAGGTGAGAGCCAGGGAATGTTCTCGTGTGTTCTGTGGTCTCAGCCATTTGCCTGATTTACGGATAGGCCACCTGCTTGCTTGCTGCCTCTAGATAGTCCTGCCTTCAGTTTGACTCTTGAAAACGTTGCAAGACACGCTGTGGGGTGGAGGCGAGGGGAGGAAAAGGGTGAACTTGTACTTACGAGTTTCGCTTGGCACAGGGTCCCTTAACTGTTAGATCGAATCACCTGTGCACGGTTTGAACGCCTACGTGTGTAGGTCCTGAGCGTGGACCCTGGCAAAGGAGAGCCGTATTCAGGGTAGAGGGTGGCCTTTCAAAATGCATCTTCTTCCCACTGTCCCTTGCCACCAGGCTGCAAGCGTAGCTCTCCCTGGGTGCCGACTCCACGTTGGACCCCGGAGGCTGTGCCCAGGCGACGTGCTCCGGTGTCTGTGCTGGGGGGTTGTGCCGGTGGCTCCTGGCGAGCCGATGCCAGCCCTGGGGATGCTCTCGGGGGGGGGTCGCAGGAGACAATGGAGAAGCTGACCTGGCTGGCTTCTGAGAGGCGCGCGGGCCAGGAGGGCGAGTCCGAGGAGGAGAACTCCCAGGAAGAGAACTCTGagcccgaggaggaggaggaagaagaggcagaAGGGATGGAAAGCCTGCAGAAGGAGGATGAGATGACTGATGAGGCCACCGGAGACCCTGCTGAGAAGCCGCCGGCCACCTTTGCCTCGCCCAGGACAGCTCCGGAGGCGGAGGCCGGCAGCGCCCCGCCAGGTGAGTGTGCGTGCGGGCGTGTGCCGGGCCCAGCTGGCCTCCTTTCTGCCGGGCGTGCAGAACAGTCTAGAAACCAGCTGTGAGTTTTCCAAGGAAATCCTCTGGacctcccctgccctctgccctccccagacaCGTTTGCCCGGTCGGTGCCTGTGCTGGTTTGTGCCAGCTGTTAGATTTGTTACCGGGTCCATCCTGGGTTTTCGGTGGTGCTCAATCCATCTGTCACGTGTGAGGCTGAGAGCTACGTTTATTTCAGAAGACACTGCCGTTCCTCAGCAACACATAGTCCTCTGAGAGCCCAGCGTAGGACTGTGCTCGCTCTCAGGACTCCCTTTCTCAGTGCACAGTAGCGGAGGTGCCCTGAGCGTCCCAGAGAGCACGGCTGTGCAGCCCGCACAGGGCTCACCTGCCAGTCTTGCCTTCCCGCCACTTTCCCACCAGCTCTTCTCCCGAGGCCCTCCCAGACCcggagcagggggtggggtctCCTGAGGAGCCGGGGCGGAAGGGTGGCGCGGTGGGGTCGGAGCAACCGTGGGCTTGGTGTCTTCTCCAGGAGAGGGTGGCAGGGCTGCCGGGAAGGGCCGGAGCAGCCAGCGGGCTCGCGGCCGGCGGGGAGGCCGGGCCCGGGCCAGCAAGGACACCTCCAAGCTCCTGCTGCTGTACGATGAGGACATCCTGGAGCGGGACCCACTCAGGGAGCAGAAGGACTTGGCCTTCGCCCAGGCTTACCTGACCAGGGTAGGCAGATGCCGCTTCCTGTTACTGTCCCTCAGAGCTCGGCTGCTTCTTCCAGGGATCTGTGTGAGGGGCCGCGAGGCACAGGGCTCAGTGACACGTGGCTTGTCGTAGTCCCTGAGCATCACCCCTCTGTTGTTCAGAAAGCTGGGAAAGGTGATCCCACCATCATCGTGAGGGGGACTTCACGGGTTGGCTAATAAGGGCCTTTCCCGGGCTCGCAGCTTGAGAAGAAAGACCTATTGTGCATCCGCCCGAGGGTGGACCTCAGGGAAGCACCTTGGTCTCCAGAGACATGAGCCGGCCTGTTCCTGTCTTGTGCCACAGTCTCATTCTCTTGGTCCCGCCCCTCCAGCAAGGGGGTGTGCTCGCAGTGACAGTCCTGCCTCACCTTCCTGACTCCGGTATTATTTACCCTCAGTTGATGCTGTGCACAGGGCGCTCCTTCTCTATTTCAGCGGGGAGCTGAAGTCCGGGACAGGGTAGGACTGTGAGCTAGAGAAACTTGCTGGTCTTGTGGGCAGGGCTGTGGTTTGTGGACGCCCGCCACCGGAAGAGAGCTGTGCCTCGCTCGTGGCACGGTGTCCGCCACGAACAGATCTGGGGATCTGTCGGGAGCGGCCTGTGCAGGGCGGGTCTCGGAGCTCTCTAGCGGGGCCCCTGCTCCTCGGTCCGTGCTGCTGTTTCGTGTTGGGGCCCGCGGACAGAGCACTGATGGTGGCACGTCTCCTGCGCAGGTGCGAGAAGCCCTGCGGCACGCCCCTGGCAAGTACGAGGACTTCCTTCAGGTTATCTATGAGTTCGAGTCAAGTCCCCAGCGGCAGACCGCTGTGGATCTCTACAGAAGCCTGCAGATCCTGCTCCAGGACTGGCCTCAGCTGCTCAAGGACTTTGCTGCTTTCCTGTTGCCCGAGCAGGCTCTGGCCTGTGGATTAGTAAGTGGATGGGGTTGCTGGGTCCGGTGACAGTGGGGCCGAGCGAGGTTCACGGACACTGTGCCCGTCCCCCAACGGCCCCTGGTCAGATGACCCTGGCATGGCCCACGGAGCCCTCTTCTTTTCAAGAGGTGATCTTCCCGGCCCCTCGTCTCCCCATTTCTTTATGTGTGCCGTGTGGGGTCGTACCTTTGCTTGCCCTCACGGGCCTCAGGTAAATCGTGTGCCCTCATCTGCGCCTCACCGTGGTAAAACAGGCGTTCGTTCAacaaacacttaactgagtgCCTAGTACATGTTGGGCAGAGCTCTAGGTGCCGAGAGTGCGGCCATTACAAAAGGGTGACATCCTTGCCCGCGTGGAGCTTCCGCTCTCCCGGGAGAGTCAGGTGATAAACGGTGAAATGCATATAGTAAGTAGGTTTGAGGATCAGAAAGCCGACAGAAATAGTAAATGTGCATAGCGCTTCCTGGTGACAAGGCCTCACCGAAGAACACGTCGGGAGGGAGGAGTGAGGGCTGTCGGTGGAATGGGGCAGGGGACCGCAGTTGTATCACGTGCACGGTGGTGTGGGATGGCCGGCACGTAAGGTGGCATTTGAAGTTTTGGAGAGAAATGTGTAACCACGAGGGAATATCCCGGTAGTTCTGGACGTCTTGTCATGGTTGAGAGACACCGGAATGAGTGGTGCAACGAGATGGTTCTGATGGTCTTGAGGCAGTCACATGGGAGTggggtgatttttgttttttaggtctattcttttgagagagggagagacagagaacaagtgggggaggggcagagagagggagagaggatccaaggcaggctctgtgtcgacagcagagagccagccccgtgtgggcctcgaactcacgaaccgtgagatcgtgacccgggctgaagtcggctgctcaaccgacagccacccgggtgccccgggaACGGGGTGATCGCACACCCTGCCATCCGCTCTTCCCCTGTGGTTATGAGGCTTAGACGAGCACTCGTGTGCAGAGCTTTGTAAACTGTGTGGTGCCACACACAGGGCCTTGAGTGTGTGACTTCACAGTCCGTGAAACCCCAGCACCCCGACGTGCGCTTCTCTTGGGCCTGTTCACATCCCCGGTGTCGTGGGCTGGCTGACGTTGCAACCCTCGGGTGGACGCCTGGCTCTTTTagcatattcttcttttttttttttttaatgtttatttttgagagacaatgagcaggggaggggcagagagaggtggcggtggggggtggggcggggaggggtaatacaggatccgaagcaggttccatgctgtcatcacagccccatatggggctcgaactcaccaaccgtgagatcatgagctgaagtcagacgctcaacccacggagccacccgggcgccctggaCTCCAGGTCTTAAAGTCCGTCTCGCGGTTGTAAAGGAGCCCCGTCAACCTCAGTCCCCGGCCcgcatttcctgtcttctgctcagAGCACTCTGGTCTTGCTCAGCCGCGCAGGGGACTCTCTCGCCTTCTTTCCCCTGTGGTAGTTTGAGGAGCAGCAGGCTTTTGAGAAGAGCCGCAAGTTTCTCCGGCAGCTGGAGATCTGCTTTGCAGAGAACCCCTCGCACCACCAGAAGATCATCAAGGTCCTGCAGAGCTGCGCGGACTGCCTGCCCCAGGAGATCAGCGAGGTACCCTTGCCCGTCCTGCTTCCTCCCCCTGCGCACCTGCGCCTCCCACCGTCCCCTGACCGGGCCGTGTTCTCTGGCTGCCGGGACTGTGGACGTCTGGAGGGGCATAGAAGGGGAGGACTTTGTAGGCTTTTCTAAAGCCTAAGGTCCTGGAATAGGGGGGGGCTTGTCCCTTGAAACCTGAGCCTGACTGCCTCAAGGTGCCCTCAGTGCCCTGGGAGGGAGGCGCAGGGAGCAGGTGATGCTGCCTGAGCTGGGGGTCACACGTATCATTAGTGTCGTCATTGGGGGTCGCACGTACTGTTGGCACCCTTCCAGCGCAGGCTcgcgagcagggagggggcagtgaaGAACCCTTAGCCTTCAAAGAGGGGCTTCTGTGTGTCCCTCGGGGCACTAGGGAAGTGGGCCTTGGGAGTATGTGGGTCTGGTGTGGGATGGCCACCTGGAGAAGCCTGGGGGACGTGTCTGTCCCTTGACACCCTCTCAGCTCAAGACACAGATGTGGCAGCTCCTCAAGGGCCACGACCACCTGCAAGATGAGTTCTCCGTCTTCTTTGATCACCTGCGCCCAGCGGCCAGCCGGCTGGGCGACTTTGAAGAGATCAACTGGACAGAGGAGAAGGAGTACGAGGTGCGGGGCCGGGGGCTGCGGGGCTTTGGGAAGCGGGATGGCCGTGGGAGCGCGGGGTGCCTGCCCAGGGTCTGCGTTGAGCAGCACCCACTCGTCCCCCAGTTTGACGGCTTTGAAGAAGTGGCCCTGCCTGatgtggaagaggaggaggagccccCCAAGATGCCCACGGCctcaaaaagcaaaagaagaaaagagatcgGGGTCCAAAATCACGATAAGGTATCCAGGTTGTCGGGCGTGATCTGTCGGTCGTGAATCAGGCCTTGAGTTTCGTGAGCATTTCTCTGGCCGAGTGTGCCATGCGTGCTGCAGGAGCCCGAGGTCAGGCCGTGGAGCCCCTGGCGGGAGGAGTGCGGATGCTGGAGAGCACCCCACCGGCCACCCCATTAGGAGGAGgtttctcccctcttctctcttgctCGGAGCTATTTGTCTTGGGtcttgtcttcttcctttctgttggTATGAAGATACAGAAGCGAGCCCCCACTTCAGCAGTACTGGTGACAAAGTGCACGTGGCTCCTAGAGGCACGTATCTGGTCATTCTCTCGGTGAGCCCCATGGCAGTCCCCCCAAGAGACTGCTCTCATTTCATTTCACAGAGGCAGAAACGGACATTCATGGCGAGGCCGTCGCCAGGGCCTCGTGTCCATAAGTGGCTGTGCTGGGGTGCGAATAGGTCTGCACAGactccctgccctctgctgctCTCCAGGGAGTCTGTTTTCCTGAATGTCTTTTACTCTCCCTTGCGGAAAACGGCTTCTTagctggatgaccttgggcaGCTTACTTCACCTCTCTCGGTTTCAGTTTCCTTGTTGTCGGTTGGGATAACTTGCATCCGAGATTACTGGACACAGAGTGTCGTGTGGGGGCCTCCAAAAGCACAAAGAAAGCCCCCCTCaatggggctgggagggggcagagctcAAGGCACGGGGAGGCAGGAGCGAAGGTGGTCGAGTCAGGTCACACCCTGTGACGGCCTTTCCTGGGACTTTGCCTCAGATTGTATGTGACTTACGTGTTTGTTGAAACATCTGGGCAACTGGGAGAGGTCCATCTTTGGGTCATTTAAGGGTGGTTTCGGGGATTTAGGACAGGCTGGGATTGAGAGTTCCTGGGCCGATTGGAGACTTGGGGGCTCATGAAAGAGGAGGCCGGTGTGGGTGCTGGGGCAACCTGTTCTGAGGCCTCACGACTACGCTTTCTCTCGGTCCCGGACGTGCCGGGCGGCTAACCAAGCCCGGTATCTCCTAGGAGGCCGAGTGGCCGGATGGCGCCCGGGACTGTGCCTGCTCCTGCCACGAAGGAGGCCCCGATCCCAAGctgaagaaaagcaagagaagaggGTGTAGCCGCTGCAGCAGCAGGGTGAGCCGGGCCGGGCCGCACCGAGGGGCGGGCGTCCGCACTGCCTCCCCGTTCGGGGTGAGGTCCGCTCCCGCACGGGGTACTGCCTTGAGCTCCTGTAAGGACGGCACCCACGCGATAGGCGGCGCACGCGCTATTTGAGTCAAAATAGAATCTTTTACACGTGTGCAAtggatttgctttttattttttttttttaaattttttttttcaacgtttatttatttttgggtcagaaggagacaaagcatgaacgggggaggggcagaggggggaggggcagagagagagggagacacagaatcggcaacaggctccaggctccgagccatcagcccagagcccgacgcggggctcgaactcacggaccgcgagatcgtgacctggctgaagtcggacgctcaaccgactgcgccacccaggcgccccagatttgctttttaaagacaATCCtgtggatggggcgcctgggtggctcagtcggttaagtgtctgacttcagctcaggtcacaatctcatggtttgtgagttcgagccccgcatcgggctctctgttgtcactgcagagcctggaacctgcttcagaccctctgtctcctctctgtccctctcctgcgtGCTCACGTGCAcgcactctcctctctctcaaaaataaatacaccttaaaaaaaagtcctgtgGGTAAAGCTTTTGGAATTGGATAACAATGAACTGCTTCAAGTATTTCtcagcttgcttgcttgcttgcttttaatGAGATACACTTGTGTCAAGAAAACAGACCCTCGAAGTAATGCCGGGTCTCTAGAGTAGGGTTGGTTGGCAGCAAAGATACAGTCCTTGCTCGGAGAACGGCGGGTAGAACCAGACGCCTTCTGGGTCGTTTAAAGTTGGTGGAGCAGGTGTACTTGCCGGACGTGGGGGCAGGGCTTGGTCGCCAGAGAAAAAGGCAGTCAGGAGACCCCTGACCAAGGAGGCTGTTCCTGCAGGTCTGTGACGGCAGATCCTACAAGAGCAAGGAGCCCCATGAGTCGGCGGGTGGCAGCCCCCACCGCGAGGCCAGCCCTGTGCCTGGTGCTAAGGAGGCCGGGCAGGGCAAGGACCTGCTGGAGGAGGAAGTCCCAGACGAGCGGGAAAGCGTTGAGGCTGCCCAGGGCCCGCCCGGCAGGGGAGCTCTGCCTATTCCAGGTGAGTGTTCTGCCAGCCCCGCCTCTTTCCCCCCTTTTCCATGTCCTTACGTGCTTCAACCAAGAACGTCTCTGAGCCAGGACGAGCAAGTCCTTCTTGGACGGAGAACCCCCTCTTTTACTAACAAGTAACAGGAGATCCTTCTGTCCGGCCTTAACTTGCTCTGCTGTGGCCTCTGTCCTCTCGAGGAATTGGGAGTGCGAGGCAGCGTGACTGcattcccttccctgccctctggaCCCTGGTCATCTGCGTCCTGAAGACTGCCATTCTGGGCCTTGACAGTCGGGCTTTTATCTTCATTTAAGTGACTTCCGCCAGCCCCACCGCACTCTTTGAGATTGGGGCTCCATCACAGTAGCCCACCTGTGTGGCCCTGTGGTAACTGGGCGTCCCAGGGCACCTTGACCCCATCCATCCTCTTAGGTCCTTATTTTCCTCCTAAGCAGGATCAGCAGTGGGGAGCATGCAGGAAGCGACCCTGACAGAGCAGCTCGTCCTGGGAGGCCCACCGCCCTGTTCACCCGAGACTCCTCAGCTTTCCTCCAGCCCTGGAGTTGTGCTCTGCGTGGTTAGGAGAAACCAGGCTGAGCGTGAggtcctgccctgccctgagGCGTCCCCTAGACTTCGGAATGAGGGGGAGGACCAGAAGGCAGTGGGTGAGCCAGAGGCTTCCGTTCCCGCCTGGGATGCTTCGGAAACTGAGAAATGGCCTGGAACCGAGGAGAACCCTGCTTCCTTTCTGAGTCCCGTTTCCTCAAGGACCAGAGACTTAGGGAGGAGACGGTTGTCTGAGGTCTCAGACAGTCCGGGGAGCTGGTTGCTGTCGAGCAGAGCTGGGGTGAAGACCGCACACAGGATGTCCCCCGCCCGCGAGTCGTTGTCGGGAACGGACACCTCAGAGACTTCTTCCAAAGCCCCCAGGGGAGGTTTGGTTAAGGACTGTGGAGTGCAGGGCAAGGCTCCCGTGGGAGAGCAGCAGCCGAAGACCACAGAAGCTACTGTTTGTGCCAACAACAGCAAGGTCAGCTCCACCGGGGAGAAGGTGGTGCTGTGGACcaggtaggtggggggggggggggggggggggccgctgCGTGTGTATCCGGAAAATGAGTGCACGTGTCCATTTTGCTGATCTGGAGTTAATCGTGGTACGTGGGTTCCAGGGAAGCTGACCGCGTGATTCTCACCATGTGCCAGGAGCGGGGGGCACAGCCACAGACTTTCAGCGTCATCTCCCAGCAGCTAGGAAACAAGACCCCGACCGAGGTAAGTGGCGAAAGCCCTGCCAGAGCTTCGGGCCCCAGGGGATCCAAGCACACGGACTGGCGAGGAGAGGCTGGGCTGGCCAAGCAGGAGACAGGACACCGAGCGCGACTGTACAGGTGGGCCCCAAGGAGGGGCCCGACTCGTCAGGGAGTCTGGTTTTAGTTTGAGAGAGGGCGGTGGACCGTCAGGAGCCCACAGACGTTCCAGGTCATGTTCGGGAGCCGTATGATTTGGGGCCAGATGCTGATAAGCCTCTTGACCGGAGTCCCCTCTCGTGTTCGGGGGGGGACAGCCCTCCCGACCTCACTGTGGGGAACAGACCGATTGCTCGATCGGCACGTACCGCTTGGTCAACGTCAGAACCTTCCTCTCTGGCCTTAGGTTTCCCACCGTTTCCGGGAACTCATGCGGCTCTTCCACACGGCCTGTGAGGCCAgttctgaggaggaggaggacgcgACCAGCACCAGCAACACAGACCAGCTGTCTGACCGCGGGGACCTCCTGTCGGAGGAGGAGCTGGACGCGTGACCCTGGGCGCTTGGCGGTGTCATCTGCTGGCCCCGGCCGGCGGTGCTTGTGCTTGGCTGGCGCCCCACCCCCGGAGCTCAGGCTGTAGGGCCGGAGGCGCGGGGGCTGAGGCCGACTGGGGGCGGATGGCTCTGCTAGCTTACGAGTCCTTCTGGGTCTTTCTGAACGTACTCGCGAACAGCATCGAGGGAGTGGGCTTGGCTCCCTTTctacctcccctctccccccgcctccctccccgcccGGGTCTGATGGCACATATTTATTGTTCTGTGATCCCACCACAGTGGTTCTAGATGTATGAAGTGCTTGTGTTGGTGTAGCCAGTCCCAGAACATTGAGCTCCTATACCCAGCAGTTTTTATTGTAAACCAGCTCTTTCCTGTTCTTGGGAAGCCTTAGTCCACGAGGCCACCCCCACTCCGGTAGCACTGGGCCAGGCTGCGCAGCTCCTGCAGGGCCTCGTCCAGGTCCCCCTGCTCCACGCCGGCGGCCAGGAAGCTGGCCCAGCGCCGCACATCGAGCTTGGTGAGCTCTCTAGCCAGGTCTCCCAGGGTCCGGTTCAAGGACgaggaggagcagagggcccCAAGCACTGGGATGCTCTCCACGGCTGTGGAGGGACACAAAAGGAGGCCTGAAAATGGCTTTTCTACCCTGGGCTCTGCCGCGCAGACTGGATGGGAGAGTGAACTCACTGGATTGTGTGCCGTCCCCTCGGTAAACCAGTGCTCCAGGGGAAGGCCACGTCCCTCAGGGGCCACCAAGTGAATAAAGGGATGTTTAACTGTGGGCTTTGTCAAGAACCTTCATCTAGGAAGGGATACGGTAAAACCTCTCCCATACCCTCACTGCCCACGTACCTGCCCCAGATGGGGGACCGTCCACAACCAAACCGTGCTGGCTGAGGCCTGGGGAGAAGAGCTGGGGGTACGGGGGAGCCACCATGCAGGGAGCCAGCAGCAAGTGGGCAGAGCTGTGGGGCGAGAGCAGAGGTTGAGCGAGAAGTTGAAGGAGGTCTGGGCGTGGGGAGTGGGCATCGCACTGACCTCCTGACTGTGGGCTGCTGCTGTTGTAAATACTGGGCCAGGACGTCTTCCCCAGTGGCGCACGCGTGCAGCGGCGAGGGCAGAGGGGTCCCCGGGGCCAGCTGGCTGCC
This genomic interval from Prionailurus viverrinus isolate Anna chromosome F1, UM_Priviv_1.0, whole genome shotgun sequence contains the following:
- the LOC125155108 gene encoding GON-4-like protein isoform X7; the protein is MEELFETFQDEMGLSNVEDDGPEEEERVAEPRPSFNTPQALRFEEPLANLLNEQHRTVKEQLEQLKVKKSSGRQQQEVERAKPQNEKVHQTLTLDPAQRRRLQQQMQQHVQLLTQIHLLASSNPNLTSEASTTRIFLKELGTFAQSSVALRHQFNPRFQTLFQPCNLPGAVQLVEAFSTHVSVDWSPRKTVKKTADEFPCLPKQVAWILATSKVFMYPELLPVCSLKAKNPQDKIFFTKAEDNLLALGLKHFEGTKFPKLLMSKYLLTCKTAHQLTVRIKNLNMNRAPDNIIKFYKKTKQLPILVKCCEELQPHQWRPPVEREEHRLPFWLKASLPSIQEELWRRADGARGVGGVTGAAEVSSEPGLGTGSSELGSETPYPLLLPKGVVLKLKPVANCFSRKAWRQKRPSVLKPLLIRPSPSLQPGSTPGKTPARSTPPEAPPSKMVVRIPHVIQPAAVVQTVPGVPPPGAPGGDSFESPTALPSTTPEARTGFPLSEPQTALPSAPVPKVMLPSLAPSKFRKPCARPRASKRKGAKASLCLEPASLIHPVPVIFTVPAATVKVVSLGSGCNVIQPVSAAVAQSPQAIPITTLLVNPTSFPCPLSQPLVASSLPPLIVSGNSVSLPVPPAPEDKAPVSVDISCPLAEGKNAFQGLEPKLEPQELSPLCAPVFPKEEHSPGPPAADRVCQEELSENSACGWTLVKAEHGGQGLEPPLGSRESLSTPPRDLEDVVKMEPKDPGEDACEDSRAGCSVGLDAGFPGEEPRRPPVLQQEEEEGSQPARTSSACREPRDEGHSGAVSKGSPRTASSCADPDAARSSPPGKSEGFASADCQAAGTPAGPEAGVEKDGPEEEEEEDFDDLTQDEEDEMSSASEESVLSVPELQETMEKLTWLASERRAGQEGESEEENSQEENSEPEEEEEEEAEGMESLQKEDEMTDEATGDPAEKPPATFASPRTAPEAEAGSAPPGEGGRAAGKGRSSQRARGRRGGRARASKDTSKLLLLYDEDILERDPLREQKDLAFAQAYLTRVREALRHAPGKYEDFLQVIYEFESSPQRQTAVDLYRSLQILLQDWPQLLKDFAAFLLPEQALACGLFEEQQAFEKSRKFLRQLEICFAENPSHHQKIIKVLQSCADCLPQEISELKTQMWQLLKGHDHLQDEFSVFFDHLRPAASRLGDFEEINWTEEKEYEFDGFEEVALPDVEEEEEPPKMPTASKSKRRKEIGVQNHDKEAEWPDGARDCACSCHEGGPDPKLKKSKRRGCSRCSSRVCDGRSYKSKEPHESAGGSPHREASPVPGAKEAGQGKDLLEEEVPDERESVEAAQGPPGRGALPIPAGSAVGSMQEATLTEQLVLGGPPPCSPETPQLSSSPGVVLCVVRRNQAEREVLPCPEASPRLRNEGEDQKAVGEPEASVPAWDASETEKWPGTEENPASFLSPVSSRTRDLGRRRLSEVSDSPGSWLLSSRAGVKTAHRMSPARESLSGTDTSETSSKAPRGGLVKDCGVQGKAPVGEQQPKTTEATVCANNSKVSSTGEKVVLWTREADRVILTMCQERGAQPQTFSVISQQLGNKTPTEVSHRFRELMRLFHTACEASSEEEEDATSTSNTDQLSDRGDLLSEEELDA